A portion of the Desulfurobacteriaceae bacterium genome contains these proteins:
- a CDS encoding glycosyltransferase family 9 protein translates to MKMRGNRLLKILDRYIGIPLVFSLGILKRRKKHPKSLDRIGILKTAAIGDTILLSAIIEDIFDFLPNVKVVLFCGSSNYEIAKLIAEQYSELKVVRLTLKNLISDIKTIRGFELDVLLDFGSWPRINAVYSFFSKSSFKVGFRTPYQYRHYIYDEAVEHRNDIHEIFNYKNILKTIGVNGSNLPTISLPRVEKNKNLIVIHMFPGGTKSYLKEWPEEYWVELVDYLTGKGYSIALTGAKSDRDRALKIYNQSKRKNLVEVVAGKLSLKEVALLLKRSTLVISVNTGIMHLASALGCNLVALHGPTSSKRWGPLNKNSISIQSPLRCSPCLNLGFEYGCNENKCMKAITMKDVIESVKEFINLA, encoded by the coding sequence ATGAAGATGAGAGGTAATAGACTTCTAAAAATTTTAGATAGGTACATAGGAATTCCTTTAGTATTCTCTCTAGGAATCCTTAAAAGAAGAAAAAAACATCCTAAAAGTTTGGATAGAATTGGTATCTTAAAAACTGCTGCTATAGGAGATACTATACTCCTTTCTGCAATAATAGAAGATATTTTTGACTTCCTTCCAAATGTGAAAGTGGTTTTATTTTGTGGATCTTCCAACTATGAAATTGCTAAACTGATAGCCGAACAGTATTCAGAACTGAAAGTTGTTAGGTTAACTCTTAAAAATCTTATTTCGGACATAAAAACCATTAGAGGTTTTGAACTTGATGTTCTTCTGGACTTTGGAAGCTGGCCAAGGATTAATGCTGTCTACTCCTTTTTTTCAAAGTCTAGCTTTAAGGTAGGATTTAGAACTCCCTATCAGTATAGGCATTACATCTATGATGAAGCGGTTGAACATAGAAATGACATTCATGAGATTTTTAACTACAAAAACATCCTTAAAACCATAGGAGTAAATGGAAGTAATCTACCGACAATTTCATTGCCTCGAGTAGAAAAAAATAAAAATCTTATCGTTATCCATATGTTTCCTGGAGGAACAAAAAGTTATCTAAAGGAATGGCCAGAGGAGTATTGGGTAGAACTAGTAGACTATCTTACGGGTAAAGGTTATTCTATTGCTTTAACAGGGGCAAAGTCTGATAGAGATAGAGCTTTAAAGATATACAACCAATCTAAAAGGAAGAATCTTGTAGAGGTTGTAGCTGGAAAATTAAGCCTTAAAGAAGTAGCCCTTCTTTTAAAAAGAAGTACTTTGGTTATAAGTGTTAACACAGGCATTATGCACTTAGCATCTGCTTTAGGTTGCAACCTTGTAGCTTTGCATGGACCTACTTCCTCAAAAAGGTGGGGACCATTAAACAAAAACTCTATTTCTATTCAGAGTCCCCTGAGGTGTTCTCCATGTTTAAACTTAGGATTTGAATATGGTTGCAACGAAAACAAATGTATGAAAGCTATTACAATGAAAGACGTTATAGAATCGGTAAAAGAATTCATCAATTTGGCCTAA
- the rfbA gene encoding glucose-1-phosphate thymidylyltransferase RfbA — MKAVILAGGSGTRLYPVTVAINKHFLPIYNKPMIYYPLSLAMLLKIREVLFIVNPQDLETFKKLFRDGSHLGMKIEYKIQEKPNGLAEGLILAEEFIEKDNIFYILGDNIFYGHDLIKIIEEAKKEIEQNGGAYVFGYYVKDPERFGVVEFDENGKVKTIEEKPKNPKSNYAVVGMYFYDNKAIEIAKNVKPSDRGELEITSVNEEYLKRGKLKVKLLGRGFAWFDAGTHDSFLEAGEFVATIEKKTGLMIGCIEEIAFNNGWIDRDQLLELAKPLSKTEYGRYLLELVD, encoded by the coding sequence GTGAAAGCTGTTATCTTAGCAGGAGGCAGTGGAACAAGACTTTACCCGGTTACCGTTGCAATAAACAAGCATTTCTTACCCATCTACAACAAGCCGATGATTTACTATCCACTTTCTTTAGCAATGCTTCTTAAAATAAGAGAAGTTCTCTTTATAGTTAATCCTCAGGATTTGGAAACTTTTAAAAAACTTTTCAGAGATGGTAGCCATTTAGGGATGAAAATAGAGTACAAGATACAAGAAAAACCCAACGGACTTGCTGAAGGATTAATTCTTGCAGAGGAGTTCATAGAAAAAGACAATATCTTTTACATATTAGGAGATAACATATTTTATGGACATGACCTTATAAAGATAATAGAGGAAGCTAAAAAAGAAATTGAACAAAACGGTGGAGCTTATGTTTTTGGATATTATGTAAAAGATCCAGAAAGATTTGGAGTTGTTGAGTTTGATGAGAACGGAAAAGTTAAAACAATAGAGGAAAAACCAAAGAACCCTAAGTCCAACTATGCTGTAGTAGGTATGTACTTTTATGACAACAAGGCTATAGAAATAGCAAAAAATGTAAAACCTTCAGATAGAGGGGAATTGGAGATAACCTCTGTTAATGAGGAGTATTTAAAACGAGGAAAACTAAAGGTAAAACTTTTGGGAAGAGGATTTGCATGGTTTGACGCCGGAACTCACGATAGTTTCTTAGAAGCTGGTGAATTTGTTGCTACAATTGAAAAAAAGACAGGTTTAATGATAGGTTGTATAGAGGAGATAGCCTTCAATAACGGGTGGATAGACAGAGATCAACTTTTAGAACTTGCTAAACCACTTTCAAAAACTGAGTATGGAAGGTATTTGTTGGAGTTGGTTGATTAG
- a CDS encoding Uma2 family endonuclease translates to MKLFLGGNMETTLKTKEKKLRKRVPKVLIYEMRHGSPIYYRDYDKVVSGEKQLEEVMGSSGLQSWLIDLIVRFLHMTLSSKDYQLLFGEVGYKFASKSWYNLDIGIWEKEKVKPFLKKDKLVPVAPKVVIEIDTKADLRKFSTPQDYFHRKTQDLLDHGVDRVIWIFTKDKKIWIAEKEKPWLIVDWDYEIPVLEGVSFNLKRLIEEDESDK, encoded by the coding sequence ATGAAACTTTTTCTTGGAGGAAATATGGAAACAACCCTTAAAACCAAAGAGAAAAAACTAAGAAAAAGAGTTCCAAAAGTTCTCATATACGAGATGAGACATGGAAGTCCTATTTATTATCGAGACTACGACAAGGTGGTTTCGGGAGAGAAGCAACTGGAGGAAGTAATGGGAAGTAGTGGTTTGCAAAGCTGGTTGATAGATCTTATAGTTCGTTTTCTTCATATGACTCTGAGTTCAAAAGATTATCAGCTACTTTTCGGAGAGGTTGGTTATAAGTTTGCCTCTAAAAGCTGGTATAACTTAGATATAGGAATATGGGAAAAAGAAAAGGTTAAACCCTTTTTAAAAAAGGATAAATTGGTTCCAGTAGCTCCGAAAGTAGTGATAGAAATAGATACAAAAGCAGACCTTAGAAAGTTTTCTACTCCTCAGGATTACTTTCACCGAAAAACTCAAGACCTCTTAGACCACGGTGTCGATAGGGTAATCTGGATATTTACAAAAGATAAAAAGATATGGATAGCGGAGAAAGAAAAGCCTTGGCTTATTGTTGATTGGGACTATGAGATTCCTGTCTTGGAGGGAGTATCCTTTAATCTTAAGAGACTTATAGAAGAAGATGAAAGTGATAAATAA